The Paramisgurnus dabryanus chromosome 6, PD_genome_1.1, whole genome shotgun sequence genome has a window encoding:
- the LOC135749279 gene encoding 5-beta-cholestane-3-alpha,7-alpha-diol 12-alpha-hydroxylase-like, with protein sequence MGYLFQILLALFISIIGGLYLLGAFRRRRPGEPPLDKGPFPWLGHVLEFRRDTVKFLQRMKEKHGDIFTVQLGGFYFTFITDPLSFGSVIKEARAKLDFSKFSHVLVRRVFGYHSMTDEHKANQAISNKHLMGDGLVVMTEAMMKNLQNLMLHSVGSGDEKAWQETGLFAYSYNIVFRAGYLALFGNESPKGAGSLEKAKEIDREQSDKLFWEFRKYDRLFPRLTYGVLGPSEKMEAERLKKWFWNMLSVQKILSTKDNISGWVQDQLQIRAENGMSESMRDRFMFVLLWASQGNTGSATFWLLLYLMKHPDAMKNVKKEVEEVLRETGQEVKHGGPLIDLTRDMLLKTPILDSAVEETLRLTAASILIRGVQEDTTINMANGQQYIVREGDRVAMFPYTVIHIDPEIHPDPHTFKYDRFLTADGNKKTEFYKGGKKLKYYNMPWGAGNSMCPGRFFATNELKQFVFLMLTYFDFELKNPDEEIPGIDIRRWGFGSMQPTKEVQFRYRLRF encoded by the coding sequence ATGGGTTACCTCTTTCAAATCCTGCTCGCTCTGTTCATTTCTATCATCGGCGGCCTTTACCTGCTGGGGGCTTTTCGTCGCAGACGGCCCGGAGAACCGCCTTTAGACAAAGGCCCATTTCCCTGGCTTGGCCATGTGCTGGAATTCAGGAGAGACACAGTAAAATTCCTACAGAGAATGAAAGAAAAGCATGGTGATATATTCACGGTGCAGCTTGGAGgcttttattttactttcatcACAGATCCACTTTCCTTTGGCTCAGTGATCAAAGAGGCAAGAGCAAAGCTGGACTTTTCTAAGTTTTCACATGTTCTGGTTAGAAGAGTATTTGGTTATCATTCAATGACAGATGAACACAAGGCTAACCAGGCTATAAGCAACAAACATCTTATGGGAGATGGCCTGGTTGTCATGACTGAAGCTATGATGAAAAATCTCCAGAATTTGATGCTCCACAGTGTCGGATCTGGAGATGAAAAGGCATGGCAAGAAACAGGACTCTTTGCTTACAGCTACAACATTGTCTTTCGTGCTGGCTATCTTGCTCTGTTTGGTAATGAGTCACCCAAAGGAGCAGGATCTTTAGAAAAAGCTAAGGAAATTGACCGGGAACAATCGGACAAACTTTTTTGGGAGTTCAGAAAATATGACCGTCTCTTTCCCAGGCTGACTTACGGTGTCCTGGGACCGAGTGAAAAGATGGAGGCAGAGCGTTTAAAGAAATGGTTTTGGAACATGCTTTCAGTGCAGAAGATTTTGAGCACCAAAGACAATATCAGCGGCTGGGTACAAGACCAACTGCAAATCAGGGCTGAAAACGGCATGTCTGAGTCCATGCGTGATCGATTCATGTTTGTGCTTCTGTGGGCATCTCAGGGAAACACAGGCTCGGCCACCTTCTGGCTGCTTTTGTATCTGATGAAGCACCCTGATGCTATGAAAAATGTCAAGAAAGAAGTCGAGGAGGTTTTGCGAGAAACTGGGCAAGAGGTGAAGCACGGTGGACCATTGATTGACCTGACCAGAGATATGCTCCTCAAAACTCCCATCCTAGACAGTGCAGTAGAAGAGACTCTCCGTCTAACAGCTGCCTCTATCCTTATAAGAGGCGTTCAGGAGGATACGACCATCAACATGGCCAATGGACAACAATACATTGTCCGTGAGGGTGATAGAGTAGCAATGTTTCCCTACACTGTCATTCACATTGATCCAGAGATTCATCCAGATCCCCACACCTTCAAATACGACCGTTTTCTCACAGCAGATGGaaacaaaaaaactgaattCTACAAGGGCGGAAAGAAACTCAAGTACTACAACATGCCCTGGGGTGCAGGAAACAGCATGTGTCCGGGGAGATTCTTTGCCACAAATGAGCTCAAGCAGTTTGTTTTTCTCATGTTGACATACTTTGACTTCGAGCTGAAAAACCCAGATGAAGAAATTCCAGGTATTGATATCAGAAGGTGGGGTTTTGGCTCCATGCAACCAACTAAAGAAGTTCAGTTTAGATACAGACTCAGATTTTAA